A region of Acidobacteriota bacterium DNA encodes the following proteins:
- a CDS encoding sigma-54 dependent transcriptional regulator, with protein sequence MAEILLVEDKESLRQMMSMTLQNAGYSVEEACDGAEARRKLNDARYNLVITDLKMPRADGLEVLRAAKSADPDNTVILLTAYGTIDEAVQAMKEGAYEFLQKPVDSRHLLLVVERATEQARMRAENVMLKEEYARRYGFPRIIGNSPAMQKVGREIQQVAATPTTVFLMGESGTGKELFARAVHHLSPRRNGPFVAINCAAIPDTLIENELFGHEKGAYTGADQRRVGKFELAARGTIFLDEISEIAPAVQSKLLRVLEERKITRLGGSADIDVDVRVVAATNRDLKTMVASKQFREDLYFRLAVFPVHIPALRERKSDIRELAEFFTAKYSREMRRPMLKLSQEAVLALEDYDFPGNVRELENCIERACILALGNEIRSADLNLLPPVNYSSQETNGLLEGFDMRGSLAEVSDRAQRLVERRKIDATLKECGYNKSRASEKLGVSYKTLLTRIKELGLE encoded by the coding sequence ATGGCAGAAATACTTTTAGTTGAAGATAAAGAAAGTTTGCGACAGATGATGAGCATGACGCTGCAAAACGCCGGTTACTCGGTCGAAGAGGCTTGTGACGGCGCTGAAGCGCGCCGCAAATTAAATGATGCGCGTTACAATCTGGTGATTACCGATTTGAAGATGCCGCGTGCTGATGGGCTTGAAGTTTTACGCGCCGCCAAGTCCGCAGACCCCGACAATACGGTGATTTTGCTCACCGCTTACGGCACCATCGATGAAGCCGTGCAGGCTATGAAAGAGGGTGCCTATGAATTTTTACAAAAGCCTGTGGATAGTCGTCATCTACTGTTAGTTGTCGAACGCGCCACTGAGCAGGCACGTATGCGCGCCGAAAATGTGATGTTGAAAGAAGAGTATGCGCGCCGCTATGGCTTTCCGCGCATCATCGGCAATTCACCGGCGATGCAAAAAGTCGGGCGCGAAATTCAACAGGTCGCCGCTACCCCGACCACGGTATTTTTGATGGGCGAATCGGGAACCGGTAAAGAACTTTTCGCCCGCGCCGTGCATCATCTCAGCCCGCGTCGCAATGGCCCATTCGTCGCCATCAACTGCGCGGCGATTCCCGACACCTTGATTGAAAATGAATTGTTCGGTCATGAAAAAGGCGCATACACCGGCGCCGATCAACGGCGCGTCGGCAAATTTGAACTTGCAGCGCGCGGCACGATTTTCCTCGATGAAATCAGCGAAATCGCTCCGGCTGTGCAATCCAAACTGTTGCGCGTTCTCGAAGAGAGAAAAATCACAAGACTTGGGGGTTCCGCGGATATTGATGTCGATGTTCGCGTGGTTGCCGCGACCAACCGCGACTTGAAAACCATGGTGGCGTCCAAACAATTTCGCGAAGATTTGTATTTTCGTCTGGCAGTTTTTCCGGTTCACATCCCGGCGCTTCGCGAGCGCAAATCCGACATCCGCGAACTGGCAGAGTTTTTCACCGCAAAATATAGCCGCGAAATGCGCCGCCCGATGTTGAAACTTTCTCAGGAAGCGGTTCTGGCGCTCGAAGATTATGATTTTCCGGGCAATGTGCGCGAGTTGGAAAATTGTATCGAACGCGCCTGCATTCTGGCATTAGGCAATGAAATTCGCTCGGCTGATCTCAATCTTTTACCGCCGGTTAATTACTCTTCACAGGAAACCAATGGCTTGCTCGAAGGGTTTGATATGCGCGGGAGTCTTGCAGAAGTGAGTGACCGCGCGCAACGCCTGGTTGAGCGGCGTAAAATCGATGCGACCCTCAAAGAATGCGGCTATAACAAATCCCGCGCTTCGGAAAAACTCGGCGTCAGTTATAAAACGTTGCTGACTCGTATTAAAGAGTTAGGTCTTGAATAG